A region of Lycium barbarum isolate Lr01 chromosome 3, ASM1917538v2, whole genome shotgun sequence DNA encodes the following proteins:
- the LOC132632247 gene encoding cellulose synthase-like protein D3 — protein MASKSFKASRSSLSNSSDLNDPHQGKPPLPPHVTFQRRTSSGRYVNYSRDDLDSELSSSDYMNYMVHLPTTPDNQPMDSISQKVEEQYVSSSLFTGGFNSVTRAHLMDKVIESEANHPQMAGAKGSSCAIPGCDAKVMSDERGIDIVPCECDFKICRDCYLDAVKTGDGICPGCKEQYKVTDWEEAANGNDRPLPLPAPAGMSRMERRLSIMKSTKSALVRSHTADFDHNRWLFETKGTYGYGNAIWPKEGGFANGKDNDDIMEPTELMNKPWRPLTRKLKIPAAILSPYRLLVVVRFVVLGLFLAWRINHPNNDAVWLWGMSVVCEIWFAFSWILDQLPKLNPINRATDLGVLKEKFESPSPGNPSGRSDLPGVDMFVSTADPEKEPPLVTANTILSILAADYPVEKLACYVSDDGGALLTFEAMAEAASFANIWVPFCRKHNIEPRNPESYFNLKKDPYKNKVKQDFVKDRRRAKREYDEFKVRINSLPESIRRRSDAYHAREELKAMKQQRQKTDDEPVENVKIPKATWMADGTHWPGTWLNPGPEHSKGDHAGIIQVMLKPPSDDPLHGNSEDGVLDSTDVDIRLPMLVYVSREKRPGYDHNKKAGAMNALVRASAIMSNGAFILNLDCDHYIYNSQAIREGMCFMMDRGGDRLCYVQFPQRFEGIDPSDRYANRNTVFFDGNMRALDGLQGPMYVGTGCLFRRVALYGFDPPRSKEHPSGCCSCCFGRKKKHVNISSEEHRALQRGDSDDEEMNNLSLAPKAFGNSAVLIDSIPVAEFQGRPLADHPAVKNGRPPGALTIPREHLDASTVAEAISVISCWYEEKTEWGQRVGWIYGSVTEDVVTGYRMHNRGWKSVYCVTKRDAFRGTAPINLTDRLHQVLRWATGSVEIFFSRNNALLSSSKMKFLQKIAYLNVGIYPFTSIFLIVYCFLPALSLFSGQFIVQTLNVTFLVYLLIITVTLCMLAVLEVKWSGIELEEWWRNEQFWLIGGTSAHLAAVLQGLLKVVAGIEISFTLTSKSAGDDEDDDFADLYIVKWTSLMIPPITIMMVNLIAIAVGFSRTIYSVIPQWSRLLGGVFFSFWVLAHLYPFAKGLMGRRGRTPTIVFVWSGLIAITISLLWVAINPPAGNTQIGGSFQFP, from the exons ATGGCTTCAAAATCATTCAAAGCTAGTAGATCATCTCTGTCAAATTCCTCGGATTTGAACGATCCGCACCAGGGGAAACCTCCACTTCCTCCACATGTGACTTTCCAACGGCGGACTTCCTCAGGTCGATATGTAAATTATTCAAGGGATGATCTTGATAGTGAGCTTAGCAGCAGTGACTATATGAACTATATGGTACATCTCCCTACGACTCCTGACAATCAGCCAATGGATTCAATTTCTCAAAAGGTTGAAGAGCAGTACGTATCCAGTTCACTGTTCACGGGTGGCTTTAATTCTGTTACACGTGCTCATCTTATGGATAAGGTGATTGAATCAGAGGCAAATCACCCCCAAATGGCGGGTGCAAAAGGGTCGTCATGTGCTATCCCTGGATGTGATGCTAAAGTGATGAGTGATGAAAGGGGGATTGATATTGTTCCGTGTGAATGTGATTTCAAGATATGCAGAGACTGCTACCTGGATGCTGTCAAAACTGGTGATGGTATATGCCCGGGGTGTAAGGAGCAATATAAAGTCACTGACTGGGAGGAAGCGGCTAATGGAAATGATCGTCCGCTTCCTCTCCCTGCGCCAGCTGGAATGTCAAGGATGGAGAGAAGGTTGTCAATTATGAAATCAACTAAGTCGGCATTGGTTAGGAGCCATACTGCAGATTTTGATCACAACCGTTGGCTGTTTGAAACAAAGGGCACATATGGGTATGGAAACGCTATATGGCCAAAAGAAGGTGGATTTGCAAATGGAAAAGATAATGATGATATTATGGAGCCTACTGAACTGATGAACAAACCATGGAGGCCACTTACGCGCAAATTGAAAATTCCTGCTGCTATCCTAAGTCCTTATAG ACTTTTGGTTGTTGTTCGGTTTGTTGTACTTGGACTTTTCTTGGCATGGAGAATAAATCATCCGAACAATGATGCAGTTTGGTTGTGGGGGATGTCTGTGGTTTGTGAAATATGGTTTgctttctcttggattcttgatcAATTGCCCAAGCTTAATCCTATCAACCGTGCTACTGATCTTGGTGTGTTGAAAGAGAAATTTGAATCACCTAGCCCAGGCAATCCTTCTGGGAGATCTGATCTCCCTGGTGTTGATATGTTTGTCTCTACGGCTGATCCAGAGAAGGAACCCCCTCTTGTGACTGCTAATACTATATTGTCCATTTTAGCTGCAGATTATCCTGTAGAAAAGCTTGCTTGCTATGTTTCTGATGATGGAGGGGCTCTTTTGACTTTTGAGGCAATGGCAGAAGCTGCAAGTTTTGCTAATATATGGGTACCCTTTTGTCGTAAACATAACATTGAACCTAGAAATCCAGAAAGTTACTTCAATTTAAAGAAGGATCCTTACAAGAACAAGGTAAAGCAAGACTTTGTTAAGGATCGTAGGCGGGCAAAGCGTGAGTATGATGAGTTTAAGGTCCGAATCAATAGCTTGCCGGAATCCATTCGCCGTAGGTCTGACGCTTATCATGCAAGGGAAGAACTTAAGGCCATGAAGCAACAGAGGCAGAAGACTGATGATGAACCTGTAGAGAATGTTAAGATCCCTAAAGCTACTTGGATGGCAGATGGAACCCATTGGCCTGGGACATGGTTGAATCCAGGACCTGAGCATTCCAAGGGTGATCACGCTGGAATAATACAG GTGATGTTGAAACCACCAAGTGATGATCCACTGCATGGTAACAGTGAGGATGGGGTTCTTGACTCGACTGATGTTGATATCCGTCTTCCCATGCTTGTTTATGTTTCCCGTGAAAAGCGCCCTGGCTATGATCACAACAAGAAAGCAGGTGCTATGAATGCCCTGGTTCGAGCATCTGCCATCATGTCCAATGGTGCATTTATTCTTAACCTTGATTGTGACCATTACATTTACAACTCCCAGGCTATCAGGGAAGGTATGTGTTTCATGATGGACAGGGGAGGGGATCGCCTTTGCTATGTTCAGTTCCCTCAGAGGTTTGAGGGCATTGACCCATCTGATAGGTATGCCAATCGCAATACTGTCTTTTTTGATGGCAACATGAGGGCCCTTGATGGGCTACAGGGTCCAATGTATGTCGGAACTGGATGTCTCTTTCGGAGGGTAGCCCTTTATGGTTTTGACCCTCCTCGCTCCAAGGAGCACCCGTCCGGTTGCTGTAGCTGCTGCTTTGGTCGCAAAAAGAAGCATGTCAATATATCATCAGAAGAGCACCGGGCCTTGCAACGAGGTGATTCAGACGATGAAGAAATGAACAACCTCTCACTGGCTCCTAAGGCTTTTGGGAACTCGGCAGTCCTTATTGATTCAATCCCTGTGGCGGAGTTCCAAGGTCGTCCTTTGGCAGATCACCCAGCTGTGAAGAATGGTCGCCCCCCTGGTGCTTTGACCATTCCTCGAGAGCATCTTGATGCATCAACTGTTGCAGAGGCCATCAGTGTCATCTCCTGCTGGTACGAGGAAAAGACAGAGTGGGGACAACGTGTCGGATGGATTTATGGTTCGGTTACTGAAGATGTTGTGACTGGATACAGGATGCATAACAGGGGTTGGAAATCAGTTTATTGTGTTACCAAACGTGATGCATTCCGCGGGACTGCCCCTATTAATCTCACTGATAGGCTCCATCAGGTCCTTCGATGGGCTACTGGTTCAGTTGAAATCTTCTTCTCCCGCAACAATGCCCTTCTCTCCAGCTCAAAAATGAAATTCTTACAGAAAATTGCTTACCTCAATGTTGGAATCTATCCCTTCACATCAATCTTCTTAATCGTCTACTGCTTCCTTCCAGCACTATCCCTCTTCTCTGGTCAGTTCATTGTCCAAACACTCAATGTCACCTTCCTTGTGTACCTCCTGATCATTACAGTCACCCTCTGCATGCTCGCTGTTCTCGAGGTCAAGTGGTCAGGCATCGAGTTGGAGGAGTGGTGGAGAAATGAACAGTTCTGGCTGATTGGAGGGACGAGTGCTCACTTGGCTGCTGTTCTTCAGGGGCTCCTAAAAGTTGTTGCTGGTATTGAAATTTCTTTCACCTTGACGTCAAAATCAGCTGGTGATGACGAAGACGATGACTTTGCTGATCTCTATATTGTTAAGTGGACATCTCTGATGATTCCACCAATCACAATCATGATGGTGAACTTGATAGCAATAGCAGTTGGATTTAGCAGGACAATATATAGTGTTATACCACAATGGAGCCGTTTATTAGGGGGTGTATTCTTCAGTTTTTGGGTTTTGGCACATCTCTATCCCTTCGCAAAAGGGCTTATGGGCAGAAGAGGCAGGACACCCACCATTGTCTTTGTATGGTCAGGACTTATTGCCATCACCATATCCCTTCTTTGGGTGGCGATTAATCCTCCAGCAGGCAATACCCAAATTGGAGGATCATTCCAGTTCCCATGA
- the LOC132632246 gene encoding uncharacterized protein LOC132632246: MSPAKRKVEKSTEGHRDNKKARVQSSLENLADLAKSIVESANIEDRDSQTDNQSSEREEVQSQEAVDINEQSEEELEAEETADGVDGLDEDDEKGSASKNTVQLSTFIAELRTKKRNSVNANLIAESSSRLDIDHNRPSIAEVVKVFSIDKYAVRMPLNENNDLTVDLTVKSGMSKNFDMFRLILKKQGLEDFFRKSCFGVYVDLPEETGARFQMKMVYGLMKRRILSDAKDELWINYCGMPVCFGLKEFAIVTGLRCHPCELPTVVLNKPARTTKTAKEAKKVGKGGKDKNETGLVELVGKSYKGDKLLVDLQSKTMSKKHKQSLCLVWFVHCVLMAKDTSLNIPLGLLKLAEDYEAFNNHGWGRESFKLTVDYLSKELKPTVKTFNLYGFPLAFMAWAFEAITHLRQQVKDYPSEVSFPRMLRWLTAKSNTRLSVDLFNPPLEEVVHPWLVPTVRELEMPFLASFEPLQSVPDKMIEGMKLELAGVTTIKRESVVVDVDGGGVIAGGQPTVDDVAAEIAGEKIIDDDVDFGRQTPIGGVVGGQTPIGGDVGGQTPIDGDVSCGGFGGRFSFVGADTSKCACECTYCKQRMDDLINNVEELVKVQKDTNSALQSLLSKRGVNLSKKLTSPYTPIRIRKKGKAISKALANVRSRKSSTPHKATDVVDFKKVNVYKHADAQKMKKLEKFVNAKKSKGTMYSLHEFKADDFRIMTSMEAWWLASYVDEIMLLMRVRQSTFTEHYASTYIILDLNFYNIMLKRYTKLSDESTQPEAIPFNQMLDDFIWDDDAIAYCRGSAPAKGGREWVGAKRVLTIMNINVRQFVTLEFIIEEEVINVYDCNVPKIQEDEFFIHIQPVIELWPKLLKQSGMFERLPEKLLNEAWKFVLKENLPRNESAMACGSYSLAFTEHLLIGTNMMKPETLLCDNSVARMQWRWAVGVIDKFLEP, translated from the exons atgtcTCCAGCCAAAAGAAAAGTTGAGAAATCAACTGAGGGTCATAGAGATAATAAAAAAGCTAGAGTGCAATCATCATTAGAGAATCTTGCTGATTTAGCAAAATCTATTGTTGAATCAGCAAATATAGAGGACAGAGAcagccaaactgacaatcaatcctcagaaagagaggaagtacagagccaagaagcagtagatataaatgaacaaagtgaagaagaATTAGAAGCTGAAGAAACTGCTGATGGAGTAGATGGAttggatgaagatgatgaaaagGGCAGTGCTTCCAAAAATACAGTTCAATTGTCGACGTTCATAGCTGAATTAAGAACAAAGAAGAGAAATAGTGTGAATGCCAATTTAATTGCAGAATCTTCTAGTAGATTGGACATAGATCATAACAGACCTTCCATTGCTGAGGTCGTCAAGGTTTTCAGTATTGACAAGTATGCCGTGAGGATGCCattgaatgaaaataatgatttgaccgTTGATCTTACGGTCAAATCAGGCATGAGcaagaactttgatatgtttaggCTAATTCTTAAAAAGCAGGGGTTGGAGGATTTCTTTAGGAAAAGCTGTTTTGGGGTGTATGTGGATCTGCCTGAAGAGACCGGTGCacggtttcaaatgaaaatggtataTGGGCTTATGAAGCGTAGAATTCTTTCGGATGCAAAGGATGAGCTTTGGATTAATTACTGTGGCATGCCGGTGTGCTTTGGCTTGAAAGAGTTTGCCATAGTTACTGGCCTTAGATGTCATCCTTGTGAGCTTCCTACTGTTGTATTGAATAAGCCAGCCCGGACTACCAAGACAGCCAAAGAAGCCAAGAAAGTAGGAAAGGGTGGAAAAGATAAGAATGAAACTGGTTTGGTGGAGTTAGTTGGAAAAAGCTACAAAGGAGATAAGCTCCTTGTAGATTTGCAGTCCAAAACCATGTCAAAAAAGCATAAGCAGTCCTTgtgtttagtttggtttgtgcacTGTGTTCTTATGGCAAAAGATACAAGTCTGAACATACCACTTGGTTTGCTTAAACTTGCGGAGGACTATGAGGCATTCAACAACCATGGATGGGGCCGGGAAAGCTTCAAGTTGACTGTTGACTATTTATCGAAAGAGCTTAAGCCAACAGTGAAGACATTCAATTTATATGGCTTCCCTTTGGCTTTCATG gcttgggcatttgaagccattACTCACCTCCGACAACAAGTGAAGGACTACCCTTCAGAAGTGTCTTTTCCAAGAATGCTTAGATGGCTGACTGCAAAGAGCAACACAAGATTGAGTGTTGATCTTTTTAACCCTCCTTTGGAAGAG GTTGTGCACCCGTGGCTTGTCCCGACAGTACGGGAGTTGGAGATGCCATTCCTTGCTTCCTTTGAGCCATTACAATCTGTTCCTGATAAAATGATTGAGGGGATGAAATTAGAATTGGCTGGAGTGACAACCATCAAAAGGGAATCAGTTGTGGTAGATGTTGATGGTGGTGGTGTTATTGCTGGTGGTCAACCTACTGTTGATGACGTTGCGGCAGAAATTGCTGGTGAAAAAATaatagatgatgatgttgattttggTAGACAAACTCCAATTGGTGGTGTTGTTGGTGGACAAACTCCAATTGGTGGTGATGTCGGTGGACAAACTCCAATTGATGGAGATGTTAGTTGTGGCGGATTTGGTGGTAGATTTTCCTTTGTTGGTGCCGACACATCGAAATGTGCTTGTGAATGCACCTATTGCAAGCAGCGAATGGATGATTTGATAAATAATGTTGAGGAGTTGGTGAAGGTACAAAAAGACACAAATTCTGCTTTACAAAGTTTGTTATCCAAGAGGGGTGTCAATCTATCCAAGAAGCTGACCTCACCCTATACTCCTATTCGCATTCGCAAGAAGGGAAAAGCAATTTCCAAGGCACTTGCCAATGTTAGGTCAAGGAAATCTTCTACACCCCACAAGGCAACTGATGTTGTGGATTTTAAAAAGGTAAATGTGTATAAGCATGCAGATGCTCAAAAAATGAAAAAGCTTGAAAAATTCGTCAATGCCAAGAAGAGCAAGGGTACGATGTATTCATTGCATGAATTTAAGGCCGATGACTTCAGGATAATGACAAGCATGGAAGCTTGGTGGCTGGCTAGT TATGTTGATGAAATTATGCTCTTAATGCGTGTGAGGCAAAGCACTTTCACTGAGCACTATGCTTCCACATATATAATCTTGGATCTCAACTTCTACAATATCATGCTCAAGCGATACACAAAGTTGTCGGATGAGAGCACACAGCCGGAAGCTATTCCATTCAATCAAATGCTTGATGATTTTATATGGGATGATGATGCTATCGCTTACTGTAGAGGTAGTGCACCAGCCAAAGGTGGTCGCGAGTGGGTTGGTGCCAAAAGGGTGCTTACTATCATGAACATAAATGTCAGACAGTTTGTCACCCTCGAATTCATAATTGAGGAGGAGGTGATAAATGTTTATGACTGCAACGTCCCAAAAATCCAAGAGGATGAGTTCTTCATCCACATCCAGCCAGTCATTGAATTATGGCCGAAACTACTGAAGCAGAGTGGCATGTTTGAACGCTTGCCTGAAAAGCTGCTCAACGAAGCTTGGAAATTTGTGCTGAAGGAGAATCTCCCCCGCAATGAATCTGCAATGGCATGCGGATCGTATTCACTTGCTTTTACTGAGCATTTGCTTATTGGCACTAACATGATGAAGCCTGAGACTTTATTGTGCGACAACTCAGTGGCGAGGATGCAGTGGCGGTGGGCAGTGGGTGTGATAGATAAATTTTTGGAGCCCTGA